A stretch of Pseudomonas sp. CCC3.1 DNA encodes these proteins:
- a CDS encoding cbb3-type cytochrome c oxidase subunit 3 codes for MSSGMIRGLGTVVVAVAFIGLALWVFSPRRKSEFEDATLLPFKDDPEAIKHVEQAQASRSNKHV; via the coding sequence ATGAGTAGTGGAATGATTCGCGGGCTGGGCACTGTGGTGGTTGCAGTGGCTTTTATCGGTCTGGCGCTGTGGGTGTTCAGCCCACGGCGCAAGTCGGAGTTCGAAGACGCGACCTTACTGCCATTCAAGGACGATCCAGAGGCCATAAAACACGTCGAGCAAGCGCAAGCGTCCAGGAGTAACAAACATGTCTGA
- the ccoP gene encoding cytochrome-c oxidase, cbb3-type subunit III has protein sequence MSEFWSIYVSVLTIGTLIGLTWLLFGTRKGEKKSETVETMGHSFDGIEEYDNPLPRWWFMLFIGTLVFGVGYLILYPGLGNWKGLLPGYEDGWTGAHEWEKEMDKADARFGPIFAKYAAMPVEQVAQDPAALKMGGRLFASNCSVCHGSDAKGAFGFPNLADASWRWGGDADTIKATIMGGRIAMMPAWGEVLGEDGVKNVSAYVRHSLAGLPLPQGTTFNLDAGKQAYDTTCVACHGANGKGNPLMGAPDLTAPAAFIYGTSLAQLQQTIRHGRQGHMPAQNELLGNDKVQLVAAYVFSLSHGNQEEKTAE, from the coding sequence ATGTCTGAGTTCTGGAGTATCTACGTCAGCGTGCTGACCATTGGCACGTTGATCGGCCTGACCTGGCTGCTGTTCGGTACGCGCAAGGGCGAGAAAAAAAGCGAAACCGTCGAAACCATGGGGCACAGCTTCGATGGCATCGAGGAGTACGACAACCCGCTGCCGCGCTGGTGGTTCATGTTGTTCATCGGCACGCTGGTATTTGGGGTCGGCTACTTGATCCTCTACCCGGGCCTGGGCAACTGGAAAGGCCTGCTGCCGGGTTACGAAGATGGCTGGACCGGCGCCCACGAGTGGGAAAAGGAAATGGACAAGGCTGATGCCCGGTTCGGCCCGATTTTCGCCAAGTATGCCGCCATGCCGGTCGAGCAAGTTGCGCAAGATCCGGCGGCCCTGAAAATGGGCGGCCGCCTGTTCGCCTCCAACTGCTCGGTGTGCCACGGCTCGGATGCCAAGGGCGCGTTCGGCTTTCCGAACCTCGCTGACGCTTCTTGGCGCTGGGGCGGTGATGCCGACACCATTAAAGCCACGATCATGGGGGGGCGCATTGCGATGATGCCCGCCTGGGGTGAGGTGCTGGGTGAGGACGGGGTGAAAAACGTCTCGGCCTATGTGCGTCATAGCCTGGCAGGCCTGCCTCTGCCGCAGGGCACGACGTTCAATCTGGACGCGGGCAAGCAAGCGTACGACACCACCTGTGTGGCGTGTCACGGCGCAAACGGCAAAGGCAACCCGCTGATGGGCGCGCCAGACCTGACGGCACCGGCGGCCTTTATTTACGGCACCAGCCTGGCGCAATTGCAGCAAACCATTCGTCATGGTCGCCAAGGCCATATGCCAGCGCAAAACGAGTTGCTGGGTAACGATAAGGTGCAATTGGTGGCCGCCTACGTCTTCAGCTTGTCGCACGGCAATCAAGAGGAAAAAACCGCCGAGTAA